In the genome of Carnobacterium viridans, one region contains:
- a CDS encoding superoxide dismutase, protein MTYELPNLPYAYDALEPHIDQATMEFHHDKHHATYVEKTNAALEKYPELAEKSIEELVADLNSVPEEIRTAIRNNGGGHANHSFFWEILSPNGGGEPTGALKEDIEATFGSFDKFKEAIETAGAGQFGSGWAWLVLNNGKLEVTSTANQDSPLTDGKTPLFGVDVWEHAYYLNYQNKRPAYLKAVWNVVNWNEVAKRYEAAK, encoded by the coding sequence ATGACATACGAATTACCAAATTTACCTTATGCATATGATGCATTAGAACCACATATCGATCAAGCAACTATGGAGTTTCATCATGATAAACATCATGCAACCTATGTTGAAAAAACAAATGCTGCTCTTGAAAAATACCCAGAGTTAGCTGAAAAATCAATTGAAGAATTAGTAGCAGATTTAAATTCAGTTCCTGAAGAAATCCGCACAGCTATCCGTAACAATGGTGGCGGACATGCTAACCACAGCTTCTTCTGGGAAATTCTTTCACCAAATGGTGGCGGAGAACCAACTGGAGCGTTAAAAGAAGATATTGAAGCAACTTTTGGAAGCTTTGATAAATTCAAAGAAGCAATTGAAACTGCTGGAGCTGGCCAATTTGGTTCAGGTTGGGCTTGGTTAGTTCTTAATAACGGAAAATTAGAAGTAACTTCAACAGCTAATCAAGATTCTCCATTAACCGATGGAAAAACTCCACTTTTCGGAGTAGATGTTTGGGAACATGCATACTACTTAAATTACCAAAACAAACGCCCTGCTTATTTAAAAGCGGTATGGAATGTTGTTAACTGGAATGAAGTAGCAAAACGTTACGAAGCAGCTAAATAA
- a CDS encoding aldo/keto reductase — MGEPLVESIELYNGVKIPKLGLGLFLMKNEAELVDAVKYAVEVGYRHFDTAKIYGNEKYLARGLKEAGINREEVFITSKVWNYDQGYEQTKAAFQESLDRLDTDYLDLYLIHWAAPKYVETWKAIVELYEEGKIKAIGVSNFQIHHLEELKNQGLMQPMINQIETHPEFPQNELHEYMKANGIIHEAWGPLGQGKSDLLNHPILLEIGQKYFKTPAQVIIRWHLERGEVVIPKSVHDNRILENSNVFNFSLTTEEMEQIKSLETGIRYGSDPDDQERLLETSVRPV, encoded by the coding sequence ATGGGTGAACCGTTAGTAGAAAGTATTGAATTATACAATGGAGTTAAAATTCCTAAATTGGGTTTAGGATTATTTTTAATGAAAAATGAAGCTGAATTAGTAGATGCTGTTAAATACGCCGTAGAAGTAGGCTACCGTCATTTTGATACAGCTAAAATTTACGGCAACGAAAAATATTTAGCTCGCGGATTAAAAGAAGCTGGGATCAACAGAGAAGAGGTTTTTATTACTTCTAAAGTATGGAATTACGATCAAGGTTATGAACAAACAAAAGCAGCATTTCAAGAAAGTCTAGATCGTTTAGACACTGATTATTTAGATTTGTATTTAATTCACTGGGCTGCTCCAAAATATGTTGAAACCTGGAAAGCCATTGTTGAATTGTATGAAGAAGGAAAAATCAAAGCTATTGGAGTATCTAACTTCCAAATTCATCACCTCGAAGAACTTAAAAATCAAGGGTTGATGCAACCAATGATCAACCAAATTGAAACACATCCTGAATTTCCACAGAATGAATTGCATGAATACATGAAGGCAAATGGCATCATTCATGAAGCATGGGGTCCTTTAGGCCAAGGGAAATCTGACCTACTAAACCATCCAATCCTATTGGAAATCGGTCAAAAATATTTCAAGACTCCTGCACAGGTGATTATCCGCTGGCATTTAGAACGTGGAGAAGTTGTTATTCCAAAATCAGTTCATGACAATCGTATTTTAGAAAATAGTAATGTATTCAACTTTTCTTTAACAACTGAAGAGATGGAACAAATTAAGTCATTGGAAACTGGAATAAGATATGGCAGTGATCCTGATGACCAAGAAAGATTGTTAGAAACATCCGTTAGACCAGTATAA
- a CDS encoding phosphomannomutase/phosphoglucomutase encodes MNSEFNLASLQNGSDIRGIALKTSDHDITLTDESIEKIAYGYAVWLKEVKQLAIEDEKKPVIVSVGHDSRLSAGRIKAVFIEGLNNAGIDVVDVGLSTTPAMFMSTQYDSYKCDGAVMITASHLPFEYNGLKFFTKDGGAEHEDIDFILQQSNWENVTWENNQGKVSKAPLLNDYAKDLVTKIRIGINDSNHYEKPLTGRHIVVDAGNGAGGFFAEKVLIPLGADISGSQYLDPDGHFPNHIPNPDNKEAMKSIQAAVLQHNADMGVIFDTDVDRSALVDRKGDTLNRNNLIAVISAILIRENPNTTIVTSSATSEHLKTFITSLGGKQDRYITGYRNVINRAIQLNKEGVQTSLAIETSGHAALQENYFLDDGAYLVAKILMADANLKKEGKDFSDLITTLKQPVETDEVRFKILPEDIHVTGKKIMEDFSRFIEKETDLSIEPANLEGVRVNTSGQYGAGWMLLRMSLHEPLLVLNLESDQAGAIKKLREKMKDFFYEQVDLDSSRL; translated from the coding sequence ATGAATTCTGAATTTAATTTAGCTTCGCTACAAAATGGATCTGACATTCGTGGGATAGCCTTGAAAACGTCAGACCATGATATAACCTTAACAGATGAAAGCATTGAGAAAATTGCTTATGGATATGCTGTATGGCTAAAAGAAGTAAAGCAATTAGCTATAGAAGATGAAAAGAAGCCAGTAATCGTTTCTGTAGGACATGACAGCCGATTATCAGCTGGACGGATTAAAGCAGTCTTCATAGAAGGATTGAATAATGCAGGAATAGATGTTGTAGATGTAGGACTTTCTACCACACCTGCAATGTTTATGTCTACACAATATGACTCATATAAATGTGATGGTGCTGTTATGATAACCGCTAGTCATTTGCCATTTGAGTATAATGGATTAAAATTTTTCACAAAAGATGGCGGTGCGGAACACGAAGATATCGACTTTATTCTGCAACAGTCCAACTGGGAAAATGTTACTTGGGAAAATAATCAAGGAAAAGTTTCAAAAGCTCCTTTGCTGAATGATTATGCGAAAGACTTGGTAACTAAAATTCGAATTGGAATTAATGATAGCAATCATTATGAAAAACCGTTAACCGGTCGCCACATTGTTGTTGATGCAGGAAATGGAGCTGGAGGTTTTTTTGCTGAAAAAGTATTAATTCCCTTAGGTGCTGATATCAGTGGCAGCCAATATTTAGATCCAGATGGCCATTTTCCTAATCATATTCCAAATCCTGATAATAAAGAAGCGATGAAGAGTATTCAAGCAGCTGTTTTGCAACACAATGCAGATATGGGTGTTATTTTTGATACAGATGTTGACCGTTCAGCCTTAGTGGACCGTAAAGGCGACACGTTGAACCGTAACAATTTAATTGCTGTTATTTCAGCTATTTTAATAAGAGAAAACCCAAATACGACAATTGTGACAAGTTCAGCTACTTCTGAACACCTGAAAACGTTTATCACGTCTCTAGGGGGCAAGCAAGATCGGTACATTACAGGATATCGGAATGTCATCAATCGTGCGATTCAGTTGAATAAAGAAGGCGTCCAAACCAGCTTGGCTATTGAGACAAGCGGGCATGCAGCACTTCAAGAAAACTATTTTCTAGATGATGGTGCATACTTAGTTGCAAAAATATTAATGGCCGATGCGAATTTGAAAAAAGAAGGAAAAGACTTCTCAGATTTAATCACAACTTTAAAACAACCTGTTGAAACGGATGAAGTACGGTTTAAAATTTTGCCAGAAGATATCCATGTGACTGGTAAGAAGATTATGGAAGATTTCAGTCGTTTTATTGAGAAAGAAACTGATCTGTCAATTGAACCTGCCAATTTAGAAGGTGTACGTGTAAACACTTCTGGACAGTATGGTGCTGGGTGGATGTTATTGCGTATGAGTTTGCATGAACCTTTACTAGTTTTGAATTTAGAGAGCGATCAAGCTGGAGCCATTAAAAAGTTAAGAGAAAAAATGAAAGACTTTTTTTATGAACAAGTTGACTTAGATTCGTCTCGCTTGTAA
- a CDS encoding pentapeptide repeat-containing protein encodes MNASIKIVQPRIPGNLTASHFDEIDDESYYTNCQFHNCTLSSKQLENVCFQHVSFVNVTFEDCQFTRFECLDVTFEGCNISNNEWIGAIFHRTTFKDTKFLGTNFAESSIVDAQFDHCIGNYSSFNYASMKQVRFQDCSLVESEFFEVTWKKLDFVRCQLNQLSIMQTNLNGLNFSDSEFENLSVSIDLVKGCKLNANQALVIANMLGILIV; translated from the coding sequence ATGAATGCATCAATAAAAATAGTTCAACCTAGAATACCTGGCAACCTAACAGCTTCGCATTTTGATGAGATTGATGACGAGTCTTATTACACTAATTGTCAATTTCATAACTGTACCCTATCTAGTAAACAGCTAGAAAATGTCTGCTTCCAGCATGTTTCTTTTGTTAATGTGACCTTTGAAGATTGCCAATTTACTCGTTTTGAATGTTTAGATGTTACATTTGAAGGATGCAACATTAGTAACAACGAATGGATTGGTGCTATCTTCCATCGTACAACTTTCAAAGATACGAAATTTCTGGGTACCAATTTTGCTGAATCGTCTATCGTTGACGCTCAATTTGACCATTGCATCGGGAATTACAGTTCTTTCAATTATGCTTCAATGAAGCAAGTTCGTTTTCAAGACTGTTCACTAGTCGAAAGTGAGTTTTTTGAAGTGACTTGGAAAAAATTAGATTTTGTACGGTGTCAATTGAATCAATTATCTATAATGCAAACAAACCTTAATGGATTAAATTTTAGCGATTCTGAATTTGAAAACTTATCTGTATCCATTGATTTAGTAAAAGGCTGCAAATTAAATGCTAACCAGGCTCTGGTTATTGCCAATATGTTGGGTATTTTAATTGTATAA
- the zwf gene encoding glucose-6-phosphate dehydrogenase: MTTEQNVLFTIFGGTGDLAKRKLYPSLYRLYKKGFLKEHFAVIGTARREWTNDYYREIIKETISDLVISEETATEFASHFYYQSHNVNDAEHYVNLKKLAEELDDSYQINGNRLFYLAMSPNFFGTITQQLNQQGLVSTNGFNRLIIEKPFGHDYESASILNEQLREVFDENQIFRIDHYLGKEMVQNISTVRFANNMIESMWNNRYIDNIQITLSESLGVEERGGYYDKSGALRDMVQNHILQIVSLLAMEPPAKLTDIDIRNEKIKALRAVRLFNPEEVKENFVRAQYDVGTNNDSLLNKYQNELNVAEDSQTETFVAGKVLIDTFRWKGVPFYIRTGKRMAEKGTQINVVFKNVPLNLFSEDVEEELPPNVLTIFIQPTEGFSLQLNTKKAGIGLETETFDLKHIHSAETVANSPEAYEKLLFDCLNGDATNFTHWDEVASSWKFVDVIRNEWDQNKTDLTSYPSGSMGPTESDDLLAKDGFSWYWNPEIPK, encoded by the coding sequence ATGACAACTGAACAGAATGTTTTATTTACAATCTTTGGAGGAACCGGAGATTTAGCAAAGAGAAAATTGTATCCATCTCTTTATCGCTTATATAAAAAAGGATTTTTGAAAGAACATTTTGCTGTGATTGGAACCGCTAGAAGAGAATGGACAAATGATTATTATCGAGAAATTATCAAAGAAACGATAAGTGACCTAGTTATTTCCGAAGAAACTGCAACTGAGTTTGCCAGCCACTTCTACTATCAGTCACATAATGTTAATGATGCGGAACATTACGTTAACTTAAAAAAATTAGCCGAAGAATTAGATGACAGTTATCAAATCAATGGCAATCGTTTATTTTATTTAGCTATGTCTCCTAACTTTTTTGGCACGATCACTCAACAATTAAACCAACAAGGATTGGTATCAACTAATGGATTCAATCGTTTGATTATTGAAAAACCGTTTGGTCATGACTATGAGAGTGCTTCTATTTTAAATGAACAACTCCGAGAGGTATTTGATGAAAATCAAATTTTCCGTATAGATCATTATCTTGGCAAAGAAATGGTACAAAATATATCTACTGTACGCTTTGCAAATAACATGATTGAGTCTATGTGGAATAATCGCTACATCGATAATATTCAAATCACGTTAAGCGAATCTTTAGGCGTTGAAGAACGTGGTGGTTATTATGATAAAAGCGGTGCTTTAAGAGATATGGTACAAAATCATATCTTGCAAATTGTCTCTCTTTTGGCAATGGAGCCCCCTGCAAAACTTACAGACATAGATATTCGCAATGAAAAAATTAAAGCGTTACGAGCTGTTCGCCTTTTCAACCCTGAAGAAGTGAAAGAAAATTTTGTTCGTGCTCAATATGATGTTGGCACGAACAACGATAGTTTATTGAATAAGTACCAAAATGAATTGAATGTTGCAGAAGACTCTCAAACAGAAACATTTGTTGCAGGTAAAGTTCTGATTGATACATTCCGTTGGAAAGGTGTTCCCTTCTATATTCGAACAGGTAAACGAATGGCCGAAAAAGGTACCCAAATCAATGTTGTCTTTAAAAATGTTCCTTTAAACTTGTTTAGTGAAGATGTTGAAGAAGAATTGCCACCAAATGTACTGACCATTTTCATTCAACCAACTGAAGGTTTCTCTCTTCAATTAAATACTAAAAAGGCTGGTATTGGTTTAGAAACAGAAACCTTTGATCTTAAACATATCCATTCAGCTGAAACAGTTGCAAATAGTCCTGAAGCTTATGAAAAGCTGCTTTTTGATTGTTTAAATGGAGACGCAACGAACTTTACGCACTGGGATGAAGTAGCTTCTTCTTGGAAATTCGTTGATGTTATTCGTAATGAATGGGATCAAAATAAAACGGACCTTACAAGTTACCCAAGCGGTTCTATGGGTCCGACAGAAAGTGATGACCTGTTAGCAAAAGACGGCTTTAGCTGGTATTGGAATCCGGAAATACCTAAATAA
- a CDS encoding YfhO family protein — translation MQKTMQTFIQKQWPLLLAFFVPFFTMALIYIFQGVYPFGNDSLLTVDLGQQYIDFYSYYRQTFFDDPTTFFYSFSKAIGGDMMGLWAYYLTSPFNLLFLLFPHTQIVLAVTCLTLLKISLAGLSFGYLLKKSFSGTGFILAAFSISYALMGYTIVNQLNIMWLDSLIFLPLIVMGLEQLIAEKKGLLYSIFLGLMLFANYYIAYMICLFLVGYFIFRLTGVSYPKGIRWKTKFTNILTSIGLFIWHSLLGAGLAGVLLLPTFHSLMESKASYTKFEFDWELAYPFPEMVSKLFVGAFNFDQMPSGYPNLFIGSLALVSFLCYFFNRYFSKKERLTALVLMILFIVSMNLEAFNKIWHAMQYPIWYPYRFSFVVCFFMLINGFRSFMHYEGMRPISTLVSMLLTALVSFYVYTEKFDFIYTEQIILTVLFTCMIIFFFIIKPQQYTWLPIALFLLTAVEMGVNAQIDLSRLSYVDQDSFTVYQTGMDASIDAIQDMDDDFYRVEKTFLRTKNDSFQANYPSVTHFSSTFERTIPALFGSLGFPVGDGFLAYSNGTLLTDALFDIQYYMSEKNDFYLEETNQPLGVKSTRLKESFSRTQQVPSLIDSLLIPSVSNAKKKEFELNDMQTKPDLRSYTQIGETDKTFIYENPNALPIAFGSSDSILNVSLIEDQPIQLQEAILQALTDNRVTEQFFVPSDFDSTVYQNVTLSDALNEKIYRKQVLNNDASVSFQFTPETNDSYYLTLSPNIKEEDVNLFLNGEPFTQYETYRDQLVLNIASQNKEDTLTFKIELEESTIRLKDFQLYRLNSTVFESAIQTLKAGGIAIEEYGNTSFKGTVDIQQNQEVLMTTIPYNEGWSVKVDGVPTQTKKALDSLLVIPIAEGKHVVEFNYTTPLFFEGTILTILSAMLIFVTSLFFKKTLKVETNECINKNSST, via the coding sequence ATGCAAAAAACAATGCAGACCTTTATTCAGAAACAATGGCCCTTGTTGTTGGCTTTTTTTGTTCCTTTCTTTACGATGGCGCTTATTTATATTTTTCAAGGCGTTTATCCTTTTGGAAATGATTCTCTACTAACAGTCGACTTAGGACAACAATACATTGATTTTTATTCCTATTATCGACAAACCTTTTTTGATGATCCAACTACATTTTTTTATTCTTTTTCTAAAGCTATCGGCGGAGATATGATGGGGTTATGGGCCTATTACTTGACCAGTCCTTTTAATTTATTATTTTTACTCTTTCCGCATACTCAAATCGTGTTAGCAGTAACTTGCTTGACTCTTTTAAAAATTAGTTTAGCAGGGTTGAGTTTTGGCTATTTATTAAAAAAATCATTCAGTGGAACAGGCTTTATCTTAGCTGCCTTTTCAATTAGTTACGCTTTAATGGGGTACACGATTGTTAACCAATTAAACATCATGTGGTTAGACAGCCTTATTTTTCTGCCGCTTATTGTGATGGGGCTTGAACAATTGATTGCTGAAAAAAAAGGATTGCTTTACTCTATTTTTCTTGGACTAATGTTGTTCGCAAATTATTACATTGCTTATATGATCTGTCTTTTTCTAGTAGGTTATTTCATCTTTCGTTTGACCGGTGTTTCTTATCCAAAGGGAATTCGATGGAAAACCAAATTTACAAACATACTCACTTCAATTGGATTATTCATCTGGCATTCTCTATTAGGAGCAGGATTAGCAGGGGTTTTACTGCTGCCAACGTTTCATTCTCTTATGGAAAGTAAAGCCAGTTACACAAAATTTGAATTTGACTGGGAATTAGCCTATCCGTTTCCAGAAATGGTATCCAAATTATTTGTTGGTGCTTTTAATTTCGACCAAATGCCTTCTGGTTATCCTAATTTATTTATTGGCAGCTTAGCACTGGTTTCGTTTCTTTGTTACTTCTTTAACCGTTACTTTTCAAAAAAAGAGCGATTGACCGCCTTAGTACTGATGATTCTATTTATTGTTTCAATGAATTTAGAAGCCTTCAATAAAATCTGGCATGCTATGCAGTATCCTATCTGGTACCCTTATCGTTTTTCGTTTGTGGTTTGCTTCTTTATGTTAATCAACGGATTTAGAAGTTTTATGCATTATGAAGGTATGAGACCAATTAGTACACTTGTCAGTATGTTACTGACAGCCTTAGTAAGTTTTTACGTTTACACTGAGAAATTTGATTTTATCTATACTGAACAAATCATATTAACAGTTCTTTTTACCTGTATGATCATCTTTTTCTTCATTATCAAACCACAACAATACACTTGGCTGCCTATTGCACTCTTTCTTCTCACTGCAGTAGAAATGGGTGTAAATGCTCAGATTGATTTATCCCGTTTGAGTTATGTTGATCAAGACAGCTTCACGGTTTACCAAACTGGAATGGATGCTAGCATTGATGCGATTCAAGACATGGATGATGATTTTTATCGTGTCGAAAAAACATTTTTACGAACAAAAAATGATAGTTTTCAAGCGAACTACCCTAGCGTAACTCATTTCAGTTCGACTTTTGAGCGAACCATACCTGCATTATTTGGCAGTCTTGGTTTTCCTGTAGGAGATGGTTTTCTTGCCTATTCTAACGGAACCCTGTTAACAGATGCTTTATTTGATATTCAATATTACATGAGCGAAAAAAATGATTTCTATCTTGAGGAAACCAACCAACCTTTAGGCGTCAAAAGTACCCGATTGAAAGAATCTTTTAGCCGGACGCAACAAGTACCATCATTAATAGATTCTTTACTGATCCCTTCTGTTTCAAATGCTAAAAAAAAGGAATTCGAACTTAATGACATGCAGACAAAACCCGATTTACGCTCTTACACACAAATTGGCGAAACGGATAAGACGTTTATTTACGAAAATCCAAATGCTTTACCAATTGCTTTCGGAAGTTCTGATTCTATCCTAAACGTTTCTTTAATAGAGGATCAACCGATTCAGTTACAAGAAGCGATTTTACAAGCTTTGACCGATAATCGAGTTACAGAGCAGTTCTTTGTGCCTAGCGATTTTGACAGTACCGTATACCAAAATGTGACCCTTTCTGATGCTCTTAACGAGAAGATTTACCGGAAACAAGTTTTGAATAACGATGCATCCGTGAGTTTTCAATTTACACCGGAAACGAATGATTCCTACTATTTAACGCTTAGCCCTAATATTAAAGAAGAAGATGTTAACTTATTTTTAAATGGAGAACCGTTCACTCAATATGAGACATATAGAGATCAATTAGTTTTAAATATTGCCAGTCAAAATAAAGAAGATACACTTACGTTTAAAATTGAATTAGAAGAATCTACGATACGCTTAAAAGACTTTCAACTGTACCGTTTGAATTCAACCGTATTTGAGTCAGCTATCCAAACTTTAAAAGCTGGTGGCATAGCCATTGAGGAATATGGTAATACATCTTTTAAAGGCACAGTAGACATTCAACAAAACCAAGAAGTCTTAATGACTACTATTCCGTATAATGAAGGTTGGTCTGTTAAAGTAGATGGTGTTCCTACTCAAACAAAGAAAGCTTTAGACAGTTTGTTAGTTATTCCTATTGCTGAAGGTAAACACGTTGTTGAATTTAATTATACGACACCTTTATTTTTTGAAGGAACCATTTTAACAATCCTTTCGGCAATGCTAATTTTCGTTACAAGTCTTTTCTTCAAAAAAACTTTAAAGGTGGAAACCAATGAATGCATCAATAAAAATAGTTCAACCTAG
- a CDS encoding DEAD/DEAH box helicase translates to MEHTFEKFGLQPFLIDAINEIGFKKPTEVQEKLIPAIKSGKSVIGQSQTGSGKTHTFLLPLLNKIDPSRKEVQVVITSPSRELAEQIYQAALQLVEKAPTKIIVQNFVGGTDKKRQMTKLAGVQPHVVIGTPGRILDLVSEKALLIYTSPVLVIDEADMTLDMGFLTDVDQIASKLPEKLQMLVFSATIPIKLQPFLKKYMSNPLFEQIQPKEIISPTIENWLISTKGKDRIDVIYELLTIGQPYLVMIFANTKTKVDELADGLKSRGIKVAKIHGDIPPRERKRVMKQVQNLEYQFVVATDLAARGIDIEGVSHVINAEIPRDLSFFIHRVGRTGRNNLKGTAITLYAPSDENLIVDIEKLGIPFEPKMIQKGEIVDTYDRKRRTTRENTATDTVDPRLKSMISQTKKKVKPGYKKKMSRAIKESSDKKRRVERRSQANAIKKANKKK, encoded by the coding sequence ATGGAACATACCTTTGAAAAGTTTGGGTTACAACCTTTTTTAATTGACGCAATAAATGAAATTGGTTTTAAAAAACCGACTGAAGTACAAGAAAAACTTATACCAGCTATTAAAAGTGGGAAAAGTGTTATTGGTCAATCACAAACGGGGTCAGGAAAAACTCATACATTTTTACTTCCATTACTAAACAAAATTGATCCATCACGCAAAGAAGTGCAAGTGGTGATCACTTCTCCTAGTAGAGAATTAGCAGAACAAATTTATCAAGCAGCACTTCAATTAGTTGAAAAAGCTCCTACTAAAATTATTGTACAAAATTTTGTAGGTGGAACAGATAAAAAACGACAAATGACTAAATTAGCTGGAGTTCAACCACATGTTGTAATTGGAACACCAGGAAGAATTTTAGATTTAGTATCTGAAAAAGCTTTATTGATTTATACATCTCCAGTTTTGGTTATTGACGAAGCAGATATGACGTTAGATATGGGATTCTTAACAGATGTTGATCAAATCGCAAGTAAGTTACCAGAAAAGTTGCAAATGCTTGTATTCTCAGCAACTATCCCAATTAAACTGCAACCGTTTTTGAAAAAGTATATGTCTAATCCATTATTTGAACAAATTCAGCCTAAAGAAATTATTTCGCCAACGATTGAAAATTGGCTTATTTCTACAAAAGGGAAAGACAGAATTGATGTTATTTATGAATTATTGACAATAGGACAACCATATTTGGTCATGATTTTTGCAAATACGAAAACTAAAGTTGATGAATTAGCGGATGGACTTAAATCTAGAGGAATCAAAGTAGCTAAGATTCATGGAGATATTCCTCCGCGTGAAAGAAAACGTGTAATGAAACAAGTACAAAATCTTGAATATCAATTTGTTGTTGCAACTGATTTAGCTGCACGTGGTATTGACATTGAAGGTGTTTCACATGTGATCAATGCTGAGATTCCAAGAGACCTTAGCTTCTTTATTCACCGTGTTGGTAGAACTGGAAGAAACAATCTTAAAGGAACAGCCATCACACTATATGCTCCAAGCGATGAAAATTTAATTGTAGATATTGAAAAATTAGGGATTCCTTTTGAACCAAAAATGATTCAAAAAGGTGAAATAGTAGATACGTATGACCGCAAACGTCGTACAACTCGTGAAAATACGGCTACTGATACCGTTGATCCTAGACTCAAAAGTATGATCAGTCAAACAAAGAAAAAAGTAAAACCAGGCTACAAGAAAAAAATGTCACGTGCGATTAAAGAAAGCAGCGACAAAAAACGTCGTGTTGAACGTCGTAGTCAAGCTAATGCTATTAAAAAAGCAAACAAGAAAAAATAA
- the argR gene encoding arginine repressor — MKKSNRQLAIKQIITNHDIATQEELLHYLKQEGVEATQATISRDIKEMHLVKTTSSNGNVKYTIFQNNRMSNEEKLQSTLGDVVIRLTQVQFTNVLMTIPGNAHVVAALLDAIDFPEMVGTVGGNDTCLIISKDEEDAKKMHEYLKRWIEA, encoded by the coding sequence ATGAAAAAATCAAATCGACAATTAGCAATCAAACAAATTATCACAAATCACGACATTGCTACACAAGAAGAGTTGTTGCATTATCTCAAACAAGAAGGGGTTGAGGCTACACAAGCAACCATTTCAAGAGATATCAAAGAAATGCATTTAGTTAAAACAACATCATCCAATGGTAACGTTAAATATACGATATTCCAAAACAATCGTATGTCTAATGAGGAAAAGCTACAATCTACATTAGGAGATGTTGTGATTCGATTGACCCAAGTACAGTTTACGAATGTATTGATGACTATACCGGGTAATGCGCACGTGGTGGCTGCATTGTTAGATGCCATTGATTTTCCAGAAATGGTTGGTACTGTAGGCGGTAATGACACTTGTTTAATTATTTCAAAAGATGAAGAAGATGCTAAAAAAATGCATGAGTATTTAAAAAGATGGATCGAAGCGTGA
- a CDS encoding DUF1189 domain-containing protein produces MIHPEKLAQAITLKKGKVVLYFLIIAFIATIPTWIQSNQIINDFSRDGQIIAESIPPFEIENDQIVTTEPVKSYIYQTNSIIFTFDPNGERTIEDVEQDLVANLLGIAFLEDSLYFVLPDYPIQLPYTQLNGLTSETFIDLILNVQAFGINLPLITFILVWVSTLFITFLYTLLYTLFANILSILTGRKLNFGDNWKIVLVASTLPTLFMALLNSVNLIPAFQLEIKTLVTLFIYYLAIRVLPKTKRLP; encoded by the coding sequence ATGATTCATCCAGAAAAGTTAGCACAAGCAATCACATTAAAAAAAGGAAAAGTTGTTCTTTATTTTTTAATTATTGCTTTTATCGCAACTATTCCAACTTGGATCCAAAGCAATCAAATAATCAATGATTTTAGTCGAGATGGACAAATTATTGCGGAAAGTATTCCACCTTTTGAAATAGAAAATGATCAAATCGTTACAACTGAACCTGTAAAAAGTTATATCTATCAAACGAATTCGATTATCTTCACCTTTGATCCAAACGGAGAAAGAACCATTGAAGATGTAGAACAAGATTTAGTTGCGAACTTATTAGGAATTGCTTTTTTAGAAGACAGTCTTTATTTTGTTCTTCCAGATTACCCTATTCAATTGCCGTATACTCAGTTAAACGGCTTAACAAGTGAAACGTTTATTGATCTTATTTTAAATGTTCAAGCATTTGGTATTAATTTGCCACTTATTACATTTATTCTAGTATGGGTATCTACTCTTTTTATTACATTTTTGTATACTTTACTATATACATTATTTGCAAATATTCTCTCTATCCTTACCGGAAGAAAATTGAATTTTGGTGACAATTGGAAAATCGTATTGGTTGCTTCTACATTACCAACACTATTCATGGCTCTATTAAATAGTGTTAATTTAATACCTGCTTTTCAATTGGAAATCAAAACACTTGTAACTTTATTCATCTATTATTTAGCTATTCGAGTACTACCTAAAACGAAACGTTTGCCTTAA